The genome window tgaaaatcatcacatgacctctcttGCTGTGAAagcagcgtgaggaagtgtcatactcttactgactaaaccccaccatgttccttttggagccctttatgtaccagggccttTATTCTTGCCACACCTTATAaccaagttatattttttagatttaGGAGTTACCTCAACAAAACTATTGGTGATGATGTGCTGGTACTTGAGCTTGACGCGCGGGTCCCGCACCAGCCGCATGACGGTGGCGTCGTCCACCAGGATGTCGCACGCATGCGCCGCGCACGCGATTGTCTGACCCTACAATGTTACATTATGTTAACTTCATGCTTCAGCCAACGCGAACGCCTCAACTGGTGAAATGATATGGGATTTGCTGATCAAGGTATGACAGAAGTGGAAAAGCCTTCTGCATGCATTATATCCCTGTATCTATCACTGTCAAGTTATAACATTAATGAACCTCCTTAACCAAGATTTCATAGACACAATCAAATACAATAAGAACAACAAAGAATTTGTTCTTAGTGTGGCCAGTAGCGGTAGTCGACATTGTTTCAGAGGTTTCAAACGATTTTAGACAAAGTGGGTCATATAAGTCATTGGTTGATAGTACAGTGAATCGTAGTTCCAAAAAAGTGAAACTGAGGGCTTTCTTCTTATATAAAGAAAGCGTGATATTTATGATGTCCTAATTTTCctgcataaaatatgtatgaattaCGATGTGTTTGATTACGAAATTCAATAAAGTTACATCAGTATCAagcctacataatattatgtaaaaaagcAGAGTCATCAACAATATAACTCTTGCTTTCTCAACACAAATGTAGTATAACGACACAAGTTGTTGTTCGATTTTAATCAATTCTAATCGCGTCACAATTATTTCATGTTATCTGCTGAGATAATACTTCAAGCGGGAGAAATACAGAAATTAAATCGCTTACAACAATGACAAACTTTCACACACAAAGACATTGTAAATGTTAGGTAGACACttttgttataaaaagagaaTGTATGTCATATACCTACTgtcaatgtgtgtgtgtgttgctaTATTGAGTGACCtcgaaatgaataaaatatttatgatgcatttaatgattttatctACATCTTTGAACTTGTGTGGATATTTTGTGTGTCATGAGAAACTTCTTAATTGTTGGAAATGTTCGAAAAAACACTGATACTTACTAGGCCCTCCTCCATTATTTTAGTAGTTAAATATTCACACCAGCATTGTGTGCAAAATCTGTGGCCACACTCCAGACCAGTCATCatctgtaaaataaatgaagaagGTTTTTTTAACTGTTTTCATTGCATAAATTAAACACATCAAATGAAAAAAAGATTTTCATACAATAGCCTCAATTTTAGAGAAAGTCACATTGCATGTGTAAAGTTGCAAGGTACCTTATGGGTGTTGGCACTTAcgacattatgtttttttagtctGAGCAAGATTGTAGAATTTATATCTCCAAATGACTTAAGCGCCAAAGtccataaggtaccttttgtCATGAAATGACACATATGGCTTCATTTTCTTATCTGCATATTCTAAAACCTGCAGCTCTAAAGATACAATATCAAGCAGATTGCTTCTAGATaagaataattgtttttaaatgaacctcttattctatttttaatttgtggTCTTGAAGATTTAATAATAGCAACCGATTTTTCCTCTACATTAGTCTATCACCTTGACATTCTAGTTTGTTACCAAATGTTAAACAAAACTTCGAAGAAGGATGCTATTTCTGTGTTTTGacactgtttgtttttatctaTTTACTGATAACTTAGCCTGCTTGCCAAACATGTTCATATTTGTGGCAAAAGACTTAACCAAACTTAAACACTTGTGAatgtaaaattaagtttttgttttgacaaCACAAATCTGAGCGGTTAGTATTTAGTTTACATATACATAACAAGCTAAAGGTGAAAAACCTTTAGTCATTGATATCTTATCAGAATCCTTTGGGGGCACAAGATAACAATAACAAGAtagagtaaataattaaaacaagccACTTACGGAGGTTGGAAGTActgaaaaacatatttcacaCTCCTCTGCCCCTGATGTTGATATCCGTCTGGGAAGCTAGAGGGAAAAACAAATACAGATAAAAGTGAAAAAAGTATCCCTGATACAGCAAAATGTTAGAAAAGAAATGTAGgtcattgtaaaaaaataacatcaattaCAATCTTACATCCTGTAACAACACAGGATTCACAAAAATACTATTGATATGCTTCAAGGCCTATTTATGCTTTGCTGACAAGAAGTTTACAGACTTTGAGGAAATAAGACTGGCAATAGATAAATCCAGGACATTTTGTATCTGGCAATCTGTTTAGCACATTATCAGTCCCAGCACTGTTTTCTATTAGGTATgtcaaatgataaaaaaaaatattttctgataaaGAAAGTGGATCAGTTTAGTCTGTGTTGTGTTAAAGCAACAAATTACATAATTGGAAAACAGCCAATTTACAGTATAGGCTATAAACAGGAATATATTGTGATGGTCAGGTTTTCAGTTATTTTGCAGTAGACCTGCACCATTGTATAGGCTCtataattttagaataaaataaaatacagaacaagaccaaaatatttaaaacttctATTTAACATTGCTTGAATATGGCAGGaagttataaaaaagaaatacaaaatctGCATAATTGTATGTGAATTGCTTATCCTTGGAAGAGCTTTTGACAAATAATTTCCTTGctagaatttatattttgatgaGGAAATCACCTTGGGATTCCCATCATGCAATTTGAATTTGACAATTATGAGTACTCAATTAAACAACATTTAATTTTCTTGATTTTTATGAAACAGGGTAAAGCCAAATTATTCTTTATATTGTCCTGTTTGTATGATCTAAGAGGCATAAACTAAAATAGTATACATATGAATCACACTCACATAGTACTTAAACACTTCACAGTAAAAATAAGGTAAGTTTTGTGGCATTTTCCATTGAACTAAATAGGGTCATGACTAAGAAGTATGTTAATCTTAGTGaaagtatatttttcaaattaagtTAATGCTATAATTACCTTCGGCCTTTGTATGACTGGTTTTCTGAATGGATTAATGACTCTAGCCTCAGAGAACAACTGGTCTTGGTCCCCATCATAGAATCTTTCCATGAGCTTTTCTTTGTCCCATTTGAAATGGTTTAAAAGTATGCGGGTTGTTGTTGCTGGTATCTGGAAATGTTCACTACATGTTTACCATAGCTTAGACAAATCTATGACAACATTGTACAGAAACAATAAACACAACTCAAATAAACAAAGATACAATACTCATTGATACAATTTAAAGCATACAAACTAGTTCATACACCTGTACAGTCTGGTAAACATTTGATAACATTGATATTGTTGGAAACAGAAAATTTAACATCAGATTATTATCAAACTAGTCATCATTGTTATGAGTCATTCATTCAACTTCAAGTAAACCTTTGTTATTTTACTTCCACACATTCAATTTGTTTCTACTTCCTATAACTGTTATTTTTCTATTACTACACAGACAACATTCTATTGTAGATATGGcaacataaataacaaagtgAAATGTTTTTAGATTTACTCTAGATGAAAATTAGGTTTGTGGAACACCAGCAATTTAGCCAAGCAGTATGCATTTCCCAACTCTGTTGCTAGCTACATCAAGGTAACACATAACATTTCACCATATCGAACACAAATAAATTGGAATGCGACACAAGAGAACCTATGGAAGTACAGCAGTGGACGAGTAACCTCATTCGATTACTCCATTGTTTACCACTAACATACTGACCTCGACAACAGTGTTCACTTCTTTGATGCAGTCTACCATATGCTGAACGATTTCCTCCGTAGATAACACCTCATATCGATATTCCTCAAGCTCCGTTTGTCGTTCCCGTGTACTGTGTGTCTCAACGTCCATTGCAAAGTCGACATCGTCTCCGCTAGACTCATTCCCAGAATCCACATCATCCTTTGTGTCATCTTCGGAGTCCATCGCCGAAACTTTgactaaatatgtaaactagATAATAAGGGTGCAGCCAGAGTACGTCTAATGATGAAATAATTACACCTAAGATTTAGGAAAGGTCAACAATGAAGAAAATAGTTCACCCGCGGGCTGCCAAAACCTCTGACGTATGGATACACCGGGGTTACCAAGttcaaaatttgaaaatacCTAAATTAGATCAATCATAAAACGCCATTGCAAAAGAAATCTTGCAAgttgaaagttaaaaaaaaattattaatactaCTATTCAaaaacaatcattttgcaaaaaaaatccaaacaaaacaatttataataatctaTGAAGCTGATTTTAATTTACGAGACCGCAACTTAAAATATCATGTTCCAAACTTTACGATGGCTTGTGTCGTTTACACAAGCAATGCGGACGGCAAGGCAAGGTATACGGGTATATGTGTTCTGTGGGCATACGGCGATTAGCGAAAGGGCGAAAGGCGATAGCTTATACACTTATGTATATACTGGGGATAATCAGGGCTATATAGTAACAAAGCgtttcaaaacatttatttgattttaaatgcTTTGGATAGGTTGTAAACTCAGAAATAATAAGTGCTGAGCTCTGAGATACTGCTACCAAAAGGTCTATGTACAGttggaaaataaaattgacaggatttcaaagaatatttattatattacaaaaaaaacatgtaatctTAGAACAATTTGcagtattgtttatttaatttcatagtcTCAGCTAATAACTTTTCATAGCTTATTTACACTTATTACTTTGTATGTTGGACCAACTCATATCACATCATTCCACCGCAAGTTTTCCTTCAGTAAATACCGTTTAAAATAGGGAATAACTTCCATGACGCTATTATGTTATAAGATTATCCAATTCATTCTGAATGGATTCAAATTGGAGAAACATAGAATAGAGTTCAGGATGTGTTAACTCTACTTCAGTTTCATCATTTTCCCTTGTAAAAGATAAGTAGGCTTTAGGTATCTTGTACTTTTTGCGATAATCAGAGCTTAATTCAGCATTTAATTTCCAAGAAAAAATCAAGGAATCATTTGTTTCACTAGATGCCATAGAACCAAGCTCATTTAAAGATGTTCTTGTTTCTGCTGACCAAATTTTAACTATAGCTTCTGATTTTTCATTACTGAGTCCTATAGTTTTCaaatcattttttaaatcattgggcataaaaatatacttcagCATTCTTTTGAATATGTACTGAAGGGTTTTGATGCTCAATACTAAGTTTTCTTGGTCAGTGCTAAATATTTTCTCCAGCTTCAACCTTTCATCTTCTGTAAATATTTCTGTGGTTGGAAGTTTTAACTTCATAACTATGCGGCGAAGAAATTGTTCAAATCTTGTGTCATCAAGGTGATTTGTAATACTGATACCCTTGTTTAAACtgcaaaagaaaacaaaatgaatcTTAAATCCTGGATATTGGAAGACACTTTATTCCAAAGGTAAACAAATATCCTTATCACCTAGGCGATATCTTTATCCAGAGGCAATCCATTGATTTAGAAATAGTAGCCAACCCAAAAAACAATATCAATCAACTAcgattaaataataaagaagaatttgtagaaaataaatatattgttattgGATTTTGACGTCTATGTTTGTTTGACATTAAAGACAATGACAAAGTTTCAAAATTCACACCATCGAGCTTTATATGTCAATGATTCACACATAcgcatagatgtaatatataGATGAAATTCCGCAcgattgaaaattttattggatcttggaaataaaaacacaataaaactgtgattcatatttgaatttgtcaaaccgttggtgtattttgaaattattccaaAAGTTATCTATATCAATACAGTTTAACGCAACCAAATGTCAATAACCATCATTCAACCAGAATACAAATCCAAGAAGAACGACAGAAACACAACCTCCAATCGCCCCAGCTTCCAGAAGCATCAGGCAACATCGGACCGTGTAGACGCCGGCGGGCGGCAGCCCCCTGGCCGATCATATTGAAAATCTGTGAAGACTACAGTGTGTTATTTTTTGAAGACATTTGTGAAGACTACagtgtattattttgattaaagctTTTCCATTTTTACTGTTTCGATGAACGATGGCAGTAGCGACGCCGGAAGCAGCGTGTGTCAACCTTCCACATCGGCTGAGACCTCAGTAAGATGCCCCTTCTGTTCCCAGgcaagattttttaaaggagAAAGGGGCCTGAAGATACACTTAGGCAAAGTCCACAAGATGCAGAGTGTATCTCAGTGCCcctcatagacataatattagtaaacaggactgcgcatataaacccaaaaaacgagccgagtgaaacagttagtacggaggctgtctgtccctttctaatagggtgactatgagattaagctatgtgagacaaatccgaatttgctaagattattaaacatagattagtattgaagttttaacttacgcagtttgtgaccttaagatactaattttaaatgctgattacgcgccaagaatgttcagggttaccgctagaaaataaaaaaaat of Helicoverpa zea isolate HzStark_Cry1AcR chromosome 15, ilHelZeax1.1, whole genome shotgun sequence contains these proteins:
- the LOC124637113 gene encoding uncharacterized protein LOC124637113, with product MDCLWIKISPSLNKGISITNHLDDTRFEQFLRRIVMKLKLPTTEIFTEDERLKLEKIFSTDQENLVLSIKTLQYIFKRMLKYIFMPNDLKNDLKTIGLSNEKSEAIVKIWSAETRTSLNELGSMASSETNDSLIFSWKLNAELSSDYRKKYKIPKAYLSFTRENDETEVELTHPELYSMFLQFESIQNELDNLIT